The DNA sequence gtactttttactccatattttccttgacacccaaaagtactgaatgcttagcaggacaggaaaatggtcaaattcacgtACTTATCAactgaacatccctggtcaaccctactgcctctgatctggcggactcactatacacgcatgcttcgtttgtaaatgatgtctaaaTGTTTGAGTCTGCCTGTGGCtttccgtaaataaataaaaaatggtgccatctggtttgcttaatataacaaattttaaatgatttatacttttgatacttaagtaaattTAAAACCCAAATATTTTTAGACTTTTTAGagtttactgggtgacttttactttagtcattttgTATTTTAAGGTAtcattacttttactcaagaatgacagttgggtacttttcccaccactgttaattagtaaggaactcccctcccggagttgtctaggtcttaattgaaagggaaAAAACTAAACCTGCAGATACTCGGCCagccgtggaatgagtttgacacttcTGCAGTAGATGTAGGCTGTACTCTAGTCCAGTGCTTCCCAATCCTGGTGCacattttatttttgatactATGCTTGATTAGTTGATTCAACTGTGTTAGTGCTAGGGCAAATATCTACACACCTTGGGAAGCACTGCTCTAGTCTGTAAcatccagtaccagtcaaaagtttggacacctactcaagggtttttctttttttaccattttctacattgtagaataatagtgaagacataaaaactatgaaatgacacacatggactcatgtagtaaccaaaaaagtgatacatctattttagattcttcaaagtagtgttgggttctgagaatggaaatatacttattcatgtcactgagtgAGAGCGGGTAATgtatgtcaggatatgttattgttagccatcagggatcctcggaggagaagagacagtctGGTACCAGTCACCATGACAgccgtgagttggggaggagtgagcactttggggcAGAGGTCAGATGAGGTGAGGAAGAACCAATTTCACTGAAGGGTTTTGTGTCACAACAGAGCTGCATTGGCTGTTCCAATGTGTAGGAAGTGACTCCacataggagaaagggttaaatactAGTGCTGGTGTGAATGTTTTTGTCGATTCAGCTGTTCGATCCTTTAGGAAGAATAAGCTTGGTTTGAGCTTTCAGTGTCCGAGTTCTTACTCTAATAATCAGAACCTAacagaagccaccctttgccttgacagctttgcacacgcttggcattctctcaaccagcttcatgaggtagtcacctggaatgcttttccaacagtcttgaaggtgttcccacatgctgagcacttggaggcttttccttcactctgcggtccaactcattccaaaccaactgaattgggttgaggtcgggtgattgtggaagccaggtcatctcatgcagcactccatcactcaccttcttggtcaaatagcccttacacagcctgaaggtgtgttttgggtcattgtcctattgaaaaacaagtgagtctcactaagcgcaaaccagatgtgatggcgtatcgATGCagtatgctgtggtagccatgctggttatgtgtgccttgaattcaaaataaatcactgacactgtcaccagcaaagcaccatcacacgtCTCCATGCTTttaggtgggaaccacacatgcagagataatccgttcacctactcagcgtctcccaaagacacggcggttggaaccaataatGTCTAATCTcaaaaaaggacagatttccactggtctaatgtccattgctcatgtttcttgtcccaagcaagtctcttcgtcttattggtgtccttgagtagtagtttctttgcagtaattcaacCGTGAAGGCCTGCTTCACgcagtctcctatgaacagttgatgttgatggttcttttacttgaactctgaagcatttatttgggctgcaatctgaggcgcAGTTAtttgccgatttctgaggctggtacctctaatgaacttatcctctgcagcagaggtaactctgtcttccttttcctgtggtggtcctcatgagtttcatggcgcttgatggtttttgcgactgtacttgaagaaactttcaaagtttgcCATTTTCCGTGttggctgaccttcatgtctttaaagtAGTGCTGTACGGTCgtatctctttgcttatttgaacggttcttgccataatatggacttggtcttttaccaaatagggccgtcttctgtataccacccctaccttgtcacaacacaactaattggctcaacgcatgaagaaggaaagaaattccacatttaactcttaacaaggcacacctgttaattgaaatgcattccaggtgaatacctcatgaagctggttgagaaaatgccaataGTGTTCAaaactatcatcaaggcaaagggtggctactttgaagaatctcaaatataaaatacacttttttttggttactacgtgattccatatgttatagttttgatgtctttactgttattttacaatgtagaaaacagtccaAATaaagacacctactcattcaaggatatctaaacttttgactggtactgtatgtcagttATTCCTTTTTATACCCTTGTTTATTTAATTTAGGCATTTGTATATCTATGTATGAGTAAAAATGTTAGGTCAATTGTCCAATACTTCTCTCTCCTGAAAGTCTGAGtcacatatactgtattgtatgtcTGTCAGACGCATCAGAATGAGACCCTGGCTATAATCTCTTTCTAaatttctccttcctctgcacCCCCTTCCTGCCCTGCCTTGACTGTGACCTGTGTGTAGCTGTGATGCTAGTCCTCACCCGCTCTCCCTCTGTGCGGGTGGGCCTAGTGAAGCAACAGAGCCTGCATTGTCAGTTTGACGTGGACCACAAGGCAGCTGACCTGACAGTGGAATGGCGTTTGCAACGACACGGTGAACGCACCACGCTCTTCAGCCACTCCAGCCGCTCGGGCCAGACAAAGGGGAGCGGGGTGCCGCTTAACGCCATCGGTAGGGGCAACGCATCCCTGACGCTCCCCCTCACCAAGCAGAGCAGCGAGGGGACGTATATCTGCCTTGTCTCAGTGCCTCCGCTGTTTGGTAGCCATGACATCACTCTGCACATTATGGGTAAGGTGGAGGGGTTAGGGGTCACAGGACTTGATGCAGACACATTTCATTGTTGAAGCTTTGCGCCATCATTTGCTCATTGAACGAATAAGCAAATTACTTTTATTATCACTTCCTGATATGGTATACACTTTTATGAATTTGTCTATCTCTATGCCATGATAGCCATAATATAGCCAGTTAAAGGTGTCATGGACTGCCATTTGTATCACCTTGTATATACCGCCAACATTCTCATTGTAATGCCAGTCATTTCTGACATTGTCCCTCAGAGCCGCCTCACGTGTCCTTGAACGTGGACTCTACCATCTCCCTGGTGGACAGGGGGGAGCAGAAGGTGGTGTGTGAGGCAGAGGGCTACTACCCCCTGGATGTGGAGATGGAGTGGTTCAGGGAGTccagtggtggaggtggaggcctCCTACCAGAGAAGCTGGACACTGTCCTGTACTCCAGCCACCGCCACCACCAAGACGGGACCTACTCTCTGTCGGCCTTCTTCCTGCTCCACGCTTCCCTGCATGACTCAGGCTCCAAGTACTTCTGCAGGGTGTCTCACAGCTCCCAGCGCATGCCCATCCGCAAAAGCTTCACCCTCATCGTCACAGGTTAGGTGTTTTAGGAACTTCTCATGGAGTTTTAAACCTTATACCCTTGATTTAAAAACCAGTCTGATTAcgtacagtgatacagtatgcgTCCATACACATTTCTGCAtattttatatacactgagtataccaaacattaagaacaccttttaatggttgaccccccccccccttcttccCACATTGTGTCAAGTTGCCTGGATGTCttatgggtggtggaccattctagaTGCATACGGGAaactgagtgtgaaaaacccagcagcgttgcagttcttgacacaaaccggtgcacctggcacctactacataCTACGTTCaatggcacttaaatattttgtctttcccgtTCACCCTCCgaatggcaaacatacacaagccatgtctcaaggcttaaaaatccttctttatcctgcctcctccccttcatctacactaatttgaagtggatttaacaagtgaaattAATAAGgaatcacagctttcacctggattcacctggtcagtcaatgtcatggaaagagcaggtgttcttcatgtttCCAACACTCAATGTATATAGTCTTCACAGGATATTAATCCAAATGTACTACACTGTATGCAGTACCAATtcatggccactagatggcagcccCACTACCTACACAATATTCTGTATTATGCTATGAAAGGAACATGCTACAAAAAAAACTGCGTTGACTGAAACTTTGGATGTTATGTTTTATCAGAGTATGACAGTTGGAACGCTGCGCTGTGGTTGTTCTTTGGCTTTGGATCCATCTTGGTCATGGTGGCCATTTTGTTTGTGATGCTACCCCGCCTGAGCTCAGGTGAGCGTCTCCGGTTCACCACACTCTGTCCTTTACCTTCAGTCATTGCCAGGTTAAGCTTGTTAATGAGGTCACCCAATTGAGATATTGCTAATTATTGTTTGCTTGCTAGGACACCTTTTGAAACTTTTGAATGTTTTTCTTTTACAGCAAGAAAAGCTAATCAGGTGGGTACACATCTTCATACTTTACGCATGGTATACGTcatccaacgaaatgcttacttgcagatTCTTTCTCtacaataagaaataagaaaataTAAGCATACGAACAAAGTAAATGGCAGTAGAATAGGAAACATtgtagcataagtataatacaggaaggcaaaatatacagtgcatttggaaagtattcagaccccttgacttttcacatcttgttacattaaagccttactctaaaattgatcaaataatttttgcccctcaatctacacacaataccccataatgacaaatcaaaacaggtttagacattgttgcaaattcataaaataaaaaaagaattacggaaatatcacatttacgtaagtattcagacaatttccttagtactttgttgaagcacctttagcagtgattacagcctcgagtggtcttgggtatgacgctacaagcttggcagacctgtaattggagagtttcttccattctctgcagatcgtcTCAAGCACTATCATgtaggatggggagcgttgctgcacagcgatttttcaggtctctccagagatgttagttcgggggacattcagagacttgtaccgaagccactcctgcgttgtcttgtctgtgcttagggtcgttgtcctgttggaagatgagccttcgccccagtctgaggtcctgagcgctctggagcaagtttgcatcaaggatctctgtactttgctctgtttatctttgcctcgatcctgacttgtctcccggGTCACTGctgctgaaaaccatccccacagcatgatgctgccaccagcatgcttcaccatagggatggtgccaggtttcctccagacgagacacttggcattcaggccaaagagttcaatcttggtatcatcagatcagagaatcttgtttctcatggtctgagagtcttcaggtgccttttggaaaactccaagcaggctgtcatgtgcctttttactgaggagtgacttccttctggccattctaccaaaggcctgatttggtggagtgctgcagagatggttgtccttctggaaagttttcccatctccacagatgagctctgtcagagtgaccatcgggatctttgtcacctccctgaccaaggcccttctcccccgattgctcagtttggccgggtggccagctctaggaagagtcttggtggttcgacacttcttccatttaagaacgatggaagccactgtgttcttggggaccttcaatgctgcagacattttttgttaaccttccccagatctgtatctcgacataatcctgtcttggcgctctatggacaattccgtcgacctcatgacttggtttttactctgacatgcacagtcaactgtggaaccttatatagacaggtgtgtgcctttccaaatcatgtccaatctgttgaatttaccacaggtggactccaatcaagttgtagaaacatctcaaggatgatcaatgaaacaggatgcacctgagctcaatttcgagtctcttggcaaagggtctgaatacttatttacataaggtatttctggggtttaaaaaaaatagataaatgtaaaacctgttttcgctttggcgttattgtgtgtagattgccgaGCAATTGGTTTTATTAGATACCTTTTTGATTAAGGCTGTAACTATaagaaaatgtggataaagtcaaagggtgtgTATACTTTCCCAAGGTACTgtgtagtccaatatttacacatgtactGGAGAAGGTGGGATGGGGGGGCAGTGTGTAAACTGAGCAGTATATTAagggtttgggtgtgtgtgtgtagcatgactGTAGGGTTATCACGATACCAGCGTTGCGATACTGAGGTATcttggcaaggaaacaaaacatgaagctGACTACATTTCCTGAGGAAATCAGTCCTAATGTTGTAAACAAGCAGCCTTCTGTTGTCACCCAGAATCACGTttcttttccaagctatagcacacattTGACATACtgtagttttttaaatttaaaggACCATAGCATTTAGTC is a window from the Oncorhynchus tshawytscha isolate Ot180627B linkage group LG14, Otsh_v2.0, whole genome shotgun sequence genome containing:
- the LOC112266807 gene encoding tapasin-related protein gives rise to the protein MLVLTRSPSVRVGLVKQQSLHCQFDVDHKAADLTVEWRLQRHGERTTLFSHSSRSGQTKGSGVPLNAIGRGNASLTLPLTKQSSEGTYICLVSVPPLFGSHDITLHIMEPPHVSLNVDSTISLVDRGEQKVVCEAEGYYPLDVEMEWFRESSGGGGGLLPEKLDTVLYSSHRHHQDGTYSLSAFFLLHASLHDSGSKYFCRVSHSSQRMPIRKSFTLIVTEYDSWNAALWLFFGFGSILVMVAILFVMLPRLSSARKANQRKPY